In Fundulus heteroclitus isolate FHET01 chromosome 17, MU-UCD_Fhet_4.1, whole genome shotgun sequence, the following are encoded in one genomic region:
- the LOC105937141 gene encoding sialidase encodes MDVRLQGNTQLHYGVNGGASRNSGPGGDSTLSYLSREEQECLQFLEETIESLEESLDDEQLRHEQRRPYAQHSNPVDQIDGLPSLTTSREVSSHDIIDLVHPDPVLVQTREAAFSPTRTDFHHILPTPEANPRHDSYPSEYNPPLRSGSFGPTDCHSSYHPPGSVPTPALIAQKIAENQGDGTSNLHPSSLLRRLSMESDKTPRDRSNMSVHHGPPTSVKPTHYPPNINVNHGGKEHQRPVVNVNLHERQEQMLANLAGTSHPLLQDNSHQGTEQNTQNSPARSISFKDPAPDKSRMEALSKLGLTRSRAASLQTTPNHSPSDPDSRPSSADLPKPNLPIPPPTTFNDTEILHAHSFKSHDERSSPLIPSSPTISQNTYPPPPPAEVTSPAFNSFGGKSIVVHPSLPQKNELPTSPTSPGPKNLQLTPSSPIEFNPYGGKSKVLTPATAPVARTNLPDILSSHIDTREPQPTDPNRHGRKGRSIDPVSGLYRTNESQTKSFKPPPPAPAPRPPRQSYHGMLPSQNAHKPPYRSLSPEYRRRNSSMFRPQGITVQFCGRGPMDESRREALRRLGLMKDS; translated from the exons ATGGATGTCCGTCTGCAGGGCAACACTCAGCTACACTACGGGGTCAACGGCGGCGCCAGTCGAAACTCTGGGCCTGGA GGAGACAGCACTCTGTCGTATCTGAGCCGTGAGGAACAGGAGTGTCTGCAGTTCCTTGAGGAAACTATCGAGTCTTTGGAggagagtctggatgatgagcAGCTAAGGCACGAGCAAAGAAGGCCCTATGCACAGCACAGCAACCCTGTTGATCAGATTGATGGACTTCCAAGCCTGACTACAAGCCGTGAGGTGTCATCTCACGATATAATTGACCTGGTCCATCCAGACCCAGTCTTGGTGCAGACTAGAGAGGCAGCCTTCAGTCCTACCCGTACAG ATTTTCACCACATACTACCAACACCTGAGGCAAATCCAAGGCATGACAGTTACCCTTCAGAGTATAACCCACCTTTACGAAGTGGAAGCTTTGGTCCTACAGACTGTCATTCCTCCTACCACCCTCCAGGCAGTGTCCCTACTCCAGCTTTGATTGCCCAGAAGATTGCAGAAAACCAGGGAGATGGAACTTCAAACTTGCATCCTTCCTCTTTACTCCGGCGCCTTAGCATGGAGTCAGACAAAACACCAAGAGACAGATCAAATATGTCTGTGCACCATGGTCCTCCTACCTCAGTAAAGCCAACTCACTATCCTCCAAACATCAATGTGAATCACGGTGGAAAGGAACACCAAAGACCAGTGGTTAATGTGAACCTTCACGAGCGGCAGGAGCAGATGCTAGCAAACCTGGCAGGTACTTCTCACCCTCTTCTGCAGGATAATTCTCATCAAGGTACAGAGCAGAACACTCAGAACAGTCCAGCCCGAAGTATTTCCTTTAAAGACCCAGCACCGGATAAATCCAGGATGGAGGCTCTGTCGAAGCTGGGCCTGACAAGGAGCAGAGCTGCATCACTCCAGACAACACCCAATCACTCCCCATCAGATCCAGACAGCAGACCTTCCAGCGCAGACCTTCCAAAACCAAACCTACCAATACCACCTCCAACCACCTTTAATGATACAGAAATCTTGCACGCACATTCCTTTAAAAGCCACGATGAAAGAAGCTCTCCGTTGATCCCATCATCTCCAACAATCTCCCAAAACACCtatcctccccctcctcctgctGAGGTCACCTCACCAGCATTTAACAGCTTTGGAGGGAAATCCATTGTGGTCCATCCCTCTTTACCGCAAAAGAATGAACTTCCAACCTCTCCAACTAGCCCTGGACCTAAAAACCTTCAACTAACACCATCGTCCCCCATAGAGTTCAATCCCTATGGAGGCAAGTCCAAAGTCCTGACCCCTGCGACTGCACCTGTGGCCAGGACCAATCTACCTGACATCCTCAGCTCTCATATTGACACAAGGGAGCCACAACCCACTGACCCTAACAGGCATGGAAGAAAGGGACGTAGTATTGACCCTGTTTCTGGACTATATCGGACTAACGAAAGCCAGACTAAAAGTTTCAAACCTCCACCACCAGCCCCAGCACCTAGACCTCCTCGGCAGTCCTACCACGGCATGCTTCCTTCTCAGAACGCACATAAACCACCATACAGGAGCCTGTCTCCCGAATACAGGCGAAGGAACAGCTCCATGTTCCGTCCTCAAGGTATCACGGTACAGTTTTGTGGACGAGGGCCAATGGACGAATCACGCAGGGAGGCATTAAGGAGACTGGGGCTGATGAAAGACTCCTAA